One stretch of Excalfactoria chinensis isolate bCotChi1 chromosome 2, bCotChi1.hap2, whole genome shotgun sequence DNA includes these proteins:
- the OTUD1 gene encoding OTU domain-containing protein 1, whose amino-acid sequence MQLYSSVITHYPAGGTAPPSAAAVFKVSIPPGPSSAEAASDAAGPSPSPTAESSAKDGPSPGGPAAAAMPAFSSCLEVMPSGPAAAVPQYSSCAQLTVSRRRPLERVVPIRLLPRPEPAPHGRAWLEGVVQSGAEEPSNRSLRLSEHCQALQAAASQPGPQPERGGEDEEGGGAAAARRAERSEKLALYLAEVEKQDRYLRQKGRFRFHIIPDGNCLYRAVCKAVYGDQRLHGELREQTVHYIADHLDHFGPIIEGDVGEFLIAAAQDGAWAGYPELLAMGQMLNVNIHLTTGGRPESPTVSTMVHYLGPEDPTRPSIWLSWLSNGHYDAVLDRVCPNPEYEAWCRQTQVQRRRDEELAKSMAVSLSKMYIEQNACS is encoded by the coding sequence ATGCAGCTCTACAGCTCCGTGATCACCCACTACCCCGCGGGCGGAACGGCCCCTCCGAGCGCGGCGGCCGTTTTCAAGGTCTCCATCCCGCCGGGACCCTCCTCCGCCGAGGCAGCGAGCGACGCCGCGGGGCCGAGTCCGAGCCCGACCGCCGAGAGCTCCGCCAAGGACGGCCCGAGCCCCGggggccccgccgccgccgccatgcCCGCCTTCTCCTCCTGCCTGGAGGTGATGCCgagcggccccgccgccgccgtcccGCAGTACAGCTCCTGCGCGCAGCTCACCGtcagccgccgccgcccgctgGAGCGCGTGGTGCCCATCCGCCTGCTGCCCCGGCCCGAGCCCGCTCCGCACGGCCGCGCCTGGCTGGAGGGCGTCGTGCAGAGCGGCGCCGAGGAGCCCAGCAACCGCAGCCTGCGGCTCAGCGAGCACTGCCAGGCGCTGCAGGCCGCCGCCAGCCAGCCCGGCCCGCAGCCCGAGCGCGGCGGGGAGGACGAGGagggcggcggcgcggccgcggcgcggcgggcggAGCGCAGCGAGAAGCTGGCGTTGTACCTGGCCGAAGTGGAGAAGCAGGACCGGTACCTGCGGCAGAAGGGCCGCTTCCGCTTCCACATCATCCCCGACGGGAACTGTCTGTACCGCGCCGTCTGCAAGGCGGTGTACGGGGACCAGCGGCTGCACGGCGAGCTCCGCGAGCAGACGGTGCACTACATCGCCGACCACCTGGACCACTTCGGCCCCATCATCGAGGGCGACGTCGGGGAGTTCCTCATCGCCGCCGCGCAGGACGGCGCCTGGGCCGGCTACCCCGAGCTGCTGGCCATGGGGCAGATGCTGAACGTCAACATCCACCTGACGACGGGCGGGCGGCCCGAGAGCCCCACCGTTTCCACCATGGTTCACTACCTGGGGCCCGAGGACCCGACGCGGCCCAGCATTTGGCTGAGCTGGCTGAGCAACGGGCACTACGACGCCGTGCTGGACCGTGTCTGCCCCAACCCCGAGTACGAGGCCTGGTGCAGGCAGACTCAGGTGCAGCGCCGGCGGGATGAGGAGCTGGCCAAGTCAATGGCCGTGTCCCTCTCCAAGATGTACATCGAGCAGAACGCCTGCTCGTGA